A region from the Sandaracinus amylolyticus genome encodes:
- a CDS encoding YqcC family protein, translating to MRSRDDFWRNLHICREYCASDRFVVPPLSDYFVEALTTIEAWCAGGRTPQYSERQHNRMGLVIHREITEAGVPLEGQWREMSARMIEVGNHFEYWPTDDQIRNEVAFWSAQTMLTAKAPSMDDVRDGAERIERAIRDANQWASTPIASERMNFQQPFAADTMTPVEWLQFVFLPRIRKIDAGGSTLPKSSTLTYLGSALAHERANWPIMYALSDFDHLFVEPELIDNVKRWPLVKRR from the coding sequence GTGCGATCCCGTGACGATTTCTGGAGAAATCTGCACATTTGCCGCGAATACTGCGCAAGCGACCGATTCGTCGTTCCGCCGCTGTCCGACTACTTCGTCGAGGCGCTCACTACGATCGAGGCATGGTGTGCAGGCGGGCGTACCCCGCAGTACTCCGAACGCCAGCACAATCGCATGGGCCTCGTCATCCACCGCGAGATCACGGAGGCCGGGGTCCCGCTGGAGGGCCAGTGGCGGGAGATGTCCGCCCGGATGATCGAGGTCGGAAACCACTTCGAGTACTGGCCCACTGACGATCAGATCAGGAACGAAGTGGCGTTCTGGTCGGCGCAGACGATGCTCACTGCGAAGGCGCCTTCGATGGACGATGTTCGCGACGGCGCGGAGCGCATCGAGCGCGCGATTCGAGACGCGAACCAGTGGGCGTCGACACCAATCGCAAGCGAGAGGATGAACTTCCAACAACCTTTCGCGGCGGACACCATGACTCCGGTAGAGTGGCTTCAGTTCGTATTCCTGCCGCGAATCAGAAAAATCGACGCAGGTGGCTCGACGCTGCCCAAGTCGAGCACGCTGACGTATCTCGGCAGTGCACTTGCACATGAGCGCGCGAACTGGCCGATCATGTATGCGCTCAGCGATTTCGACCATCTCTTCGTCGAGCCCGAGCTCATCGACAACGTGAAGAGGTGGCCGCTGGTGAAGCGACGCTGA